In the genome of Candidatus Neomarinimicrobiota bacterium, the window CCGCCCATGCGAGGGAGGCGGTCATCGGAGGGAGCCAGGAGGTGAACAGGGCGTTGTAAAGGACTTTTTGCAACGAAGTCGAGCTGCCGTCAGCGTTCGTGAATTTGATTATGAAAGTCAACCGGGCTACAAAGCCTGACAGCACAAAAACAGCTATGGAATTCACGCCGTAAAGAACAAAAGGTCGTGTCCATCTGCGCCAGTTCAGGACTTCAACCGTCCAGTAACAAAAAGCGAGGAAGATAAGCGCGAAACCGGATGTGTAAATAACATATGAACTTGTCCAGATAGACTTGTTCATGGGGAACCATGTATCGAATGTCCAGCCGAGAAATAGCCCAAGATTTCCTATAAGCAGCATCCAGACTGTCTTTTCAATTTTTGTCTTATCCGAGCGGAGGAACCAGCCCGTAAGAACGCCCGTCAGTGTAGTGGCGATTGCGGGAATTGTGCTCAGAAAACCTTCCGGGTCCCACGTTTTGGTCTGACTCCACATATGACCGGAAAGGAGTTTACCGTCTATGAAGGCGGCGAAGTTTCCTTCAGGTGTGAGCACACCCGCTCCGTAACCGGGAACCGGTACGAAATTCATGATTATCCAGTAGAAAGCAAGTAATCCCGCAGTCCAATACGCCTGTCCCTTCCAACCGGTGCGCAGGACGATAATAGAGGTAAACAGGTAACAGAGCGCTATCCGCTGCAACACACCGGGTATTCGCAAGGTTGAAAAGTCGAACTTCGGGAATCCTGATAAAAAGATCCCGAGCGCGAAAATGATCAGTGTCCGCCGGAGGATTTTCAGCAGCAGGTCTTTTCTGTTTGCGCCCGCCTCTATCTGTTTCGTCATTGAAAACG includes:
- a CDS encoding DUF5009 domain-containing protein is translated as MNAVQKAERLLSLDLFRGIAIAGMILVNNPGSWSHVYPQLRHAEWNGVTFTDLIFPFFLFIIGVAMTFSMTKQIEAGANRKDLLLKILRRTLIIFALGIFLSGFPKFDFSTLRIPGVLQRIALCYLFTSIIVLRTGWKGQAYWTAGLLAFYWIIMNFVPVPGYGAGVLTPEGNFAAFIDGKLLSGHMWSQTKTWDPEGFLSTIPAIATTLTGVLTGWFLRSDKTKIEKTVWMLLIGNLGLFLGWTFDTWFPMNKSIWTSSYVIYTSGFALIFLAFCYWTVEVLNWRRWTRPFVLYGVNSIAVFVLSGFVARLTFIIKFTNADGSSTSLQKVLYNALFTSWLPPMTASLAWAVFYISMFLLLMWLMDKKGIYIKV